The following coding sequences lie in one Enterococcus sp. 9E7_DIV0242 genomic window:
- a CDS encoding type IV secretory system conjugative DNA transfer family protein codes for MKRKFDELTFKQVFWQREIDFKSVLELVGQIATQEPRKPIIWEIRSPKESDSIRFFLGAEKSEFNRLEKIFRGYGRIDFSSPLVAHTSKRTPVKLCKKLSTTRPMLSLKTSDNEALCRAVLTTLAQVEKDDELVLQLVIGGTLSPKAVAKNLPDPTQTSWWHILSGDIPVATADIRNSIKSKTESFQLNCVIRLGVNAKDPAKRQSYILSLFSALKTLEAIGVKLYLKNEEANRLNQATAPWHYSQRLSIKEMANLFLLPTGESSFLGIRDIHPKILLPPRTSKKLTRDKVLRPFAETMHENPEERQPLYLSDEAGSRHCHIVGPTGSGKSVVMENMILSDIEAGGTDKNKQKGIIVIDPKYSLIESLVQKIPEHRLDDVVILNLADMNNPVGLNPFNTSDNHAECTSEAILSSIKGLFAETWGVYTEDILQSAILTLAKNKDKNVTLAHLQILLNNPSFRKRMSANLNDKLGLEAYWEYFNSLSDGERNKQLAPVMNKMRVLMRPALRQVLFQPKPLLNLESIFEEKKILLVPLNSAIVGNQVSEIVGSLLIGMIWNIALKRAELSAEELKKNKVSFFIDEFQAYVKKSGESMEEMLSMARSLGLQFIFCHQHLGQLNSSLKESVLANARNKIFFGTTNKADAKEFSALSPALSFEDYLTTVPFSIYAFLLNNPSLSSFVSGKTFPPRPSLRDPAEVFARSAEKYGAKNLEEIEKSYIDLIEKDKTEVDLSPLDNIDSTINVGMIRQKPVKKEE; via the coding sequence ATGAAACGTAAATTTGATGAACTTACCTTTAAACAAGTGTTCTGGCAACGTGAAATTGATTTTAAATCAGTGTTGGAACTAGTCGGGCAAATTGCTACCCAAGAACCACGCAAGCCGATTATCTGGGAAATTAGAAGCCCTAAAGAAAGTGATTCTATCCGCTTCTTTCTTGGTGCCGAAAAAAGCGAATTTAATCGTCTAGAAAAGATTTTTAGAGGATATGGACGAATTGACTTTTCCAGTCCGCTAGTGGCTCATACGAGCAAAAGGACGCCTGTGAAACTATGTAAGAAACTCTCCACCACTCGCCCGATGTTGTCGCTCAAAACGTCAGATAACGAAGCCTTGTGCCGTGCCGTCCTAACAACTCTTGCCCAAGTAGAAAAAGATGATGAATTAGTTTTACAGTTAGTAATAGGTGGCACACTTTCACCAAAAGCAGTCGCTAAGAACCTACCTGATCCCACGCAAACATCATGGTGGCATATTCTTTCGGGAGATATTCCAGTAGCGACCGCAGATATTAGAAATTCAATTAAAAGCAAAACGGAGAGCTTCCAGCTTAATTGTGTGATTCGATTAGGCGTAAATGCAAAAGACCCAGCCAAACGACAAAGCTATATTTTAAGCCTGTTTTCCGCCCTCAAAACGCTGGAAGCAATCGGGGTGAAACTTTACCTAAAAAACGAAGAAGCTAACCGCTTAAACCAAGCTACAGCCCCGTGGCATTATTCACAGAGACTAAGTATAAAAGAAATGGCAAATTTGTTTCTATTGCCGACTGGTGAAAGTTCATTTTTAGGAATTAGAGATATTCACCCGAAAATTCTTTTACCACCAAGAACAAGCAAGAAGCTAACGAGAGATAAAGTTTTACGCCCTTTTGCTGAGACAATGCACGAAAATCCAGAAGAACGTCAACCGCTGTATTTAAGCGACGAAGCCGGAAGTAGACACTGCCACATCGTTGGACCCACAGGAAGTGGTAAATCAGTAGTTATGGAAAATATGATTCTTTCAGATATAGAGGCTGGAGGAACAGACAAAAACAAGCAAAAAGGCATTATCGTCATAGACCCGAAATACAGCCTAATTGAATCGCTTGTGCAGAAAATACCTGAACACCGCCTTGATGATGTTGTGATACTCAATTTAGCAGATATGAACAATCCTGTAGGTTTAAATCCATTTAACACTAGTGATAACCACGCAGAGTGCACGAGTGAGGCGATTTTATCCTCTATAAAGGGATTATTCGCTGAGACATGGGGAGTGTATACAGAAGATATTCTTCAATCCGCAATCCTCACACTTGCGAAAAATAAGGATAAAAATGTTACTTTAGCTCACCTTCAAATCTTACTAAATAATCCGAGTTTTAGAAAACGTATGAGTGCAAACTTAAACGATAAATTAGGACTTGAGGCATACTGGGAATATTTCAATAGTCTTTCAGATGGTGAGCGCAATAAACAGCTTGCGCCTGTAATGAATAAAATGCGAGTGCTTATGCGCCCAGCACTTAGACAAGTATTGTTTCAACCCAAGCCACTGCTTAATTTAGAAAGCATATTTGAGGAGAAAAAAATTTTGCTCGTGCCTCTAAATTCCGCCATAGTTGGAAATCAAGTTTCTGAGATTGTAGGTAGCCTATTGATTGGCATGATTTGGAATATCGCATTAAAGCGTGCCGAACTATCTGCCGAAGAACTAAAGAAAAATAAAGTCAGCTTTTTCATCGACGAGTTTCAAGCATACGTCAAAAAGAGTGGTGAATCTATGGAGGAAATGCTAAGCATGGCAAGGTCTCTAGGCTTGCAGTTCATATTCTGCCATCAACACCTAGGACAGCTAAATTCAAGTCTGAAAGAATCCGTGCTAGCCAACGCCAGAAACAAAATCTTTTTTGGAACAACAAACAAAGCAGACGCTAAAGAGTTTTCCGCACTTTCGCCTGCTTTGTCGTTTGAAGACTATCTTACGACAGTCCCATTCTCAATATACGCTTTTTTACTAAACAATCCAAGCTTAAGTTCGTTCGTTTCTGGAAAAACTTTTCCGCCACGTCCAAGCTTGAGAGATCCCGCCGAAGTTTTCGCCAGAAGTGCTGAGAAATATGGTGCAAAAAATCTGGAAGAAATCGAAAAAAGTTATATTGATTTAATTGAAAAAGATAAAACTGAGGTAGATTTAAGTCCATTAGATAACATCGATTCAACAATAAATGTTGGCATGATACGCCAAAAACCAGTTAAAAAAGAAGAATAA